The Phycisphaerales bacterium genome has a segment encoding these proteins:
- a CDS encoding serine/threonine-protein kinase, producing MTRSDDASDPNARAGDRPGNRAGSAGETAPLPAGDQTVPMASSEGRGWMGSGPHDAPDTIHRYRILEALGEGGFGMVYRAEQTEPVRREVAVKVIKPGMDSRQVVARFEAERQALALMDHPGVARVFDAGTTEQGRPYFVMELVRGEPITDYCDRHRLSVRDRVELMIRVCEAVQHAHLKGVIHRDLKPSNILVVRDGERATPKVIDFGIAKALDQDLTLATIHTSVGMMIGTPEYMSPEQAVVSGQDIDTRSDVYALGVLLYELLTGHLPFESTELRRAAMAEIQRIIREVDPPRPSTRLGSAAESASVASQRRTEVRSLSSVLRRDLDWVCMKCLEKDRERRYNTANALAQELQRYLSNEPVLAGPPSTAYKARKFVRRNRAGVIAASLVLGVLLAGLAGTSYGLVEADHQRDIAQREADAAKEAQAAAEAARAEEARRAEELQLVADFQAEQLGAIEPEVMGANIRRSLVEAVPEDTRGPLEDALAPINFTSIAMTTLEDNIFERTIEAIDTQFDDQPLVRAQLLQTTAGTLRDLGLLELATDPQLRAVAIRQTRLGQDHPKTIETVTSAGLLRMEQGQLSQAESYLREALDQARRTLGEDHPDTLAGLLNTGLLFQAQGDAAGAEQRFHEALQGFLRVLGEDHAETLKALQAIGASLRAQGRFDEAEPFLHEALEGHRRVLGEDHAETLNCMNSMAVLYAAQGRLAESAAFHLRVLDGRRRALGEDHPSTLQSLHNLGQILRNQGKLAEAEPHLREALERRRRVLGNAHADTLMSMSGVGQILNDQGRLEEAEPYYRQTLEGHRRVLGEDHPYTLTSLSNLGNLLSALGQFEQAERLLREALEGTRRVLGDDHLHTLIALNSVALVLEEQDKLDEADPYRREALERSRATLGDDHPSTLVSIYNMAAFQQERGELEEASALAEEAVRRGRAALGEDHWHVGVFLGRSASILAAMDRFADAEQRGLEAYAVLGAALGEAHDRPRRVARMLANLYDAWHQAEPDAGHDATAVQWRARLGEPQTDEPAPDAGG from the coding sequence ATGACCAGGTCCGACGACGCGAGCGATCCGAACGCCCGGGCGGGTGATCGACCCGGCAATCGTGCCGGTTCGGCGGGCGAGACCGCGCCGCTGCCGGCCGGCGACCAGACGGTGCCGATGGCGTCCTCGGAGGGGCGTGGCTGGATGGGTTCGGGGCCGCACGATGCGCCCGACACGATCCACCGCTACCGCATCCTCGAAGCGCTGGGCGAGGGCGGCTTCGGCATGGTCTACCGGGCCGAGCAGACCGAGCCGGTGCGGCGCGAGGTGGCCGTGAAGGTCATCAAGCCGGGCATGGACTCCAGGCAGGTCGTCGCCCGCTTCGAGGCCGAGCGGCAGGCGCTGGCGCTGATGGACCACCCCGGCGTCGCGCGCGTGTTCGACGCCGGCACGACCGAACAAGGCCGGCCGTACTTCGTGATGGAGTTGGTCCGCGGCGAGCCGATTACCGATTACTGCGACCGCCATCGGCTGAGCGTGCGCGATCGCGTCGAGCTCATGATCCGCGTGTGCGAGGCCGTCCAGCACGCCCACCTGAAGGGCGTGATCCACCGGGACCTCAAGCCCAGCAACATCCTGGTGGTGCGCGATGGCGAGCGCGCAACGCCCAAGGTCATCGACTTCGGCATCGCCAAGGCCCTCGACCAGGACCTCACCCTCGCGACGATCCACACCAGCGTGGGCATGATGATCGGCACGCCCGAGTACATGAGCCCCGAGCAGGCCGTGGTCTCGGGCCAGGACATCGATACGCGCAGCGACGTCTATGCGCTGGGCGTGCTGCTGTACGAGCTGCTCACCGGCCACCTGCCCTTCGAGTCGACCGAGCTGCGACGGGCGGCGATGGCCGAGATCCAGCGGATCATCCGCGAGGTCGACCCGCCCCGACCCAGCACGCGGCTGGGCAGCGCGGCCGAGTCCGCGTCGGTCGCCTCGCAGCGGCGTACCGAGGTCCGCTCGCTGTCCAGCGTGCTGCGTCGAGACCTGGACTGGGTGTGCATGAAGTGCCTGGAGAAGGATCGCGAGCGGCGGTACAACACGGCCAACGCGCTCGCGCAGGAGCTCCAGCGATACCTGAGCAACGAGCCGGTGCTCGCTGGCCCGCCCAGCACAGCGTACAAGGCGCGCAAGTTCGTCCGGCGCAACCGCGCGGGCGTCATCGCGGCCAGTCTCGTGCTGGGCGTGCTGCTGGCCGGGCTGGCGGGGACGAGCTACGGGCTGGTCGAGGCCGACCACCAGCGCGACATTGCCCAGCGCGAGGCCGACGCCGCCAAGGAGGCCCAGGCCGCCGCCGAGGCCGCGCGTGCCGAAGAAGCCAGGCGCGCGGAAGAGCTCCAGCTCGTGGCCGACTTCCAGGCCGAGCAACTCGGGGCCATCGAGCCGGAAGTCATGGGGGCCAACATCCGCCGCTCGCTGGTCGAGGCCGTCCCCGAGGACACGCGCGGCCCGCTGGAGGACGCCCTGGCGCCGATCAACTTCACCAGCATCGCCATGACCACGCTGGAAGACAACATCTTCGAGCGCACGATCGAGGCGATCGACACGCAGTTCGACGATCAGCCGCTGGTCCGCGCGCAGCTGCTGCAGACCACCGCCGGCACGCTGCGCGACCTGGGCCTGCTCGAGCTGGCGACCGATCCGCAGCTGCGCGCCGTGGCGATCCGACAGACGCGGCTGGGCCAGGACCACCCCAAGACCATCGAGACCGTCACCAGCGCGGGCCTGCTGCGGATGGAGCAAGGCCAGCTCTCCCAGGCCGAGTCGTACCTGCGTGAAGCGCTCGACCAGGCCCGCCGGACCCTGGGCGAGGACCATCCCGACACGCTGGCCGGCCTCTTGAACACGGGCCTGCTCTTCCAGGCGCAGGGCGATGCCGCCGGGGCCGAGCAGCGCTTCCACGAGGCGTTGCAGGGCTTCCTCCGCGTGCTGGGCGAGGACCACGCCGAGACGCTCAAGGCGCTGCAGGCCATCGGCGCCTCGCTGCGCGCCCAGGGACGATTCGACGAGGCCGAGCCGTTCCTGCACGAGGCGCTGGAAGGCCACCGCCGCGTGCTGGGTGAGGACCACGCCGAGACGCTCAACTGCATGAACAGCATGGCCGTGCTGTACGCGGCACAGGGCAGGCTTGCCGAGTCCGCCGCGTTCCACCTGCGGGTGCTGGACGGGCGCCGGCGGGCCCTGGGCGAAGATCACCCCAGCACGCTGCAGAGCCTCCACAATCTCGGCCAGATCCTGAGAAACCAGGGTAAGCTGGCCGAGGCCGAGCCGCACTTGCGCGAGGCGTTGGAGCGCCGCCGACGCGTTTTGGGCAACGCCCACGCCGACACGTTGATGAGCATGAGCGGCGTCGGCCAGATCCTCAACGACCAGGGCAGGCTTGAAGAGGCCGAGCCCTACTACCGCCAGACGCTCGAGGGTCACCGCCGCGTGCTGGGCGAGGATCACCCCTACACGCTGACGAGCCTGAGCAACCTGGGCAACTTGTTGTCGGCGCTGGGCCAGTTCGAGCAGGCCGAACGGCTCCTGCGCGAAGCGCTCGAGGGTACCCGGCGCGTGCTGGGCGACGACCACCTCCATACGCTGATCGCCCTCAACAGCGTGGCCCTGGTGCTGGAAGAACAGGACAAGCTCGACGAGGCCGACCCCTACCGGCGCGAGGCGCTCGAACGCAGCCGCGCAACGCTGGGCGACGACCACCCAAGCACGCTCGTCAGCATCTACAACATGGCCGCCTTCCAGCAGGAGCGCGGTGAACTGGAAGAGGCCAGCGCCCTGGCCGAGGAAGCGGTGCGGCGCGGCCGGGCTGCGCTGGGCGAGGACCACTGGCACGTGGGCGTCTTCCTCGGACGCTCGGCCAGCATATTGGCGGCCATGGACCGGTTCGCCGACGCCGAGCAACGAGGCCTGGAGGCCTACGCGGTGCTGGGCGCGGCCCTCGGCGAAGCCCACGACCGGCCCAGGCGGGTCGCCAGGATGCTCGCCAACCTTTACGACGCCTGGCATCAGGCCGAGCCCGACGCGGGGCACGACGCGACCGCCGTGCAGTGGCGGGCCAGGCTGGGCGAGCCCCAGACCGATGAACCCGCCCCCGACGCCGGTGGATGA
- a CDS encoding bifunctional serine/threonine-protein kinase/formylglycine-generating enzyme family protein: MDSEPANPPPSQTDDGHAAEARLVVDRAIRAARSASPGRPANRGIAGYEIVREIARGGQGVVYLARRLADGAEVAVKLLPEPRDMEATRRLRREARALAALDHPGIVAFGEVIEAGGSCALVMDYVPGVPLSLVLAELAAMGTPAADLRRVLTLLAQACRALEAAHAAGVVHRDIKPSNIRVRADGHACLLDFGLASQAVDAAGLGGVGGVGGAGPTISATLTGQGQFVGSLLWASPEQLRGKEATPASDIWSMGLILHHALTGGAPLYPGGASLGKLVRLASAGRVSIPERLVDALDELGPHAARDARRVLQDALMPAPGDRTPTAAALATQIEALASGAPVRARRATRRAWARRLGWGLSAALALGVLVVALPLLATTSPELPAVRYEGGILAPGEVRFINGTWRTTLGDKLILCWVPPGSAMLGTNPDPPRPWKPVLGDSPLREVAFERGFWIARDELRQLTYKAVVGENPSQFVDEARPVESVTYHDALAFCELASEKYGVRVRLPTSDEWEYACRAGTRTIFSFGDDVRLIARYANAADASNPDLIAAASYDDGYPDTAPVSSFLANAWGLHDTHGNVWEWCQGPYDSDPASPGDEIEARADSRGGSYMDGPGSMESGHRNPLPLDTRASTLGFRVVVDLPPPPEAPGRP, from the coding sequence ATGGATTCCGAGCCCGCCAACCCGCCTCCTTCCCAGACCGACGACGGCCACGCCGCGGAGGCCCGGCTGGTGGTGGACCGCGCGATCCGGGCCGCCCGATCGGCGAGCCCCGGCCGGCCGGCGAATCGGGGCATCGCCGGATACGAAATCGTGCGCGAGATTGCGCGTGGCGGCCAGGGCGTGGTGTACCTGGCGCGCCGGCTCGCGGACGGGGCGGAGGTGGCCGTCAAGCTCCTGCCCGAGCCGCGCGACATGGAGGCGACGCGGCGGCTGCGGCGCGAGGCGAGGGCGCTGGCCGCCCTGGACCATCCGGGCATCGTCGCCTTCGGCGAGGTCATCGAGGCGGGAGGCTCGTGCGCCCTGGTCATGGACTACGTGCCCGGCGTGCCGCTGTCGCTGGTGCTGGCCGAGTTGGCCGCGATGGGAACGCCCGCCGCCGATCTGCGTCGCGTGCTCACGCTCCTGGCCCAGGCGTGCCGCGCCCTGGAGGCTGCCCATGCGGCGGGCGTGGTGCACCGCGACATCAAGCCCTCCAACATTCGGGTGCGCGCCGATGGCCACGCCTGCCTGCTGGACTTCGGCCTGGCCAGCCAAGCCGTGGATGCGGCGGGCCTGGGGGGCGTGGGGGGCGTGGGGGGTGCGGGCCCGACGATCTCGGCCACGCTGACGGGCCAGGGCCAGTTCGTGGGGTCGCTCCTGTGGGCAAGCCCCGAGCAGCTTCGCGGCAAGGAGGCAACACCGGCCAGCGACATCTGGTCGATGGGGCTGATCCTCCACCATGCGCTCACGGGGGGCGCCCCGCTCTACCCCGGCGGCGCCTCGCTTGGCAAGCTGGTCCGGCTGGCGTCGGCCGGCCGCGTCTCGATCCCCGAACGCCTGGTCGACGCCCTGGACGAGCTGGGCCCGCACGCCGCGCGCGACGCGCGGCGCGTGCTCCAGGACGCGCTCATGCCGGCACCGGGCGATCGGACGCCAACGGCCGCGGCCCTGGCCACGCAGATCGAGGCGCTCGCGTCGGGCGCGCCGGTACGCGCACGCCGCGCGACGCGGCGTGCGTGGGCGCGGCGCCTGGGATGGGGGCTGAGCGCTGCGCTCGCGCTAGGTGTGTTGGTCGTGGCCCTCCCGCTGCTGGCCACAACGTCGCCTGAACTCCCGGCGGTGCGCTACGAAGGCGGCATCCTGGCGCCGGGCGAGGTGCGCTTCATCAACGGCACGTGGCGGACCACGCTGGGCGACAAGCTTATCCTGTGCTGGGTGCCCCCCGGCTCGGCGATGCTGGGCACCAATCCCGACCCGCCGCGTCCCTGGAAGCCGGTCCTCGGCGACAGCCCGCTGCGCGAGGTCGCTTTCGAGCGTGGCTTCTGGATCGCGCGCGACGAGCTACGACAACTCACGTACAAAGCGGTCGTGGGCGAGAATCCGAGCCAATTCGTCGACGAGGCCAGGCCGGTCGAATCGGTGACGTACCACGATGCGCTGGCCTTTTGCGAGCTTGCCAGCGAAAAGTACGGCGTCCGCGTTCGCCTGCCCACCAGCGACGAGTGGGAGTACGCCTGCCGGGCGGGCACGCGCACGATCTTTTCCTTCGGCGACGACGTCCGGCTCATCGCCCGCTACGCCAACGCCGCCGACGCCTCGAACCCGGACCTGATCGCCGCCGCCTCGTACGACGATGGCTATCCGGACACCGCGCCGGTGAGCTCGTTCCTGGCCAACGCCTGGGGCCTGCACGACACGCACGGCAACGTGTGGGAGTGGTGCCAGGGGCCGTACGACTCCGATCCAGCCAGCCCCGGCGACGAGATCGAGGCCAGGGCCGACAGCCGCGGCGGCTCGTACATGGACGGCCCGGGCAGCATGGAGAGCGGGCACCGCAACCCGCTGCCGCTGGACACCCGCGCCAGCACGCTTGGCTTCCGCGTGGTGGTCGACCTCCCACCGCCGCCCGAGGCCCCGGGCCGTCCCTAA